A DNA window from Buttiauxella agrestis contains the following coding sequences:
- the yafC gene encoding DNA-binding transcriptional regulator YafC, producing MKATSEELTIFVAVVESGSFSRAAIQLELANSAVSRSVKKLEMKLGVTLLNRTTRQLSLTEEGERYFRRVQQILQEMAAAENELMETRQKPRGLLRIDAATPVMLHLLMPLIKPFRERYPEITLSLISSETFINLIERKVDVAIRAGTLTDSTLRARPLFTSQRKIIASPEYLAQNGIPQSAEDLEDHICLGFSETESLNKWPVAQADGLQYDITPGLTSNSGETLKQLCLTGNGIACLSDYMINKEIAEGKFVELLADRLLPVEMPFSAVYYSDRAVSSRIRAFIDFLSEHVQQPPQGL from the coding sequence ATGAAGGCCACCTCTGAAGAACTGACGATCTTTGTCGCCGTTGTGGAAAGCGGAAGTTTTAGTCGTGCAGCCATACAGCTCGAACTGGCTAATTCAGCTGTGAGCCGCTCGGTGAAAAAATTAGAGATGAAGCTAGGGGTAACACTTCTAAATCGCACAACGCGCCAGCTAAGCCTTACAGAGGAAGGTGAGCGTTATTTCCGCCGCGTACAACAGATCTTGCAAGAGATGGCAGCGGCTGAAAATGAGCTAATGGAAACGCGACAAAAACCTCGAGGTTTACTGCGCATTGACGCCGCGACCCCTGTGATGCTCCACCTCTTGATGCCGCTGATTAAGCCCTTTCGTGAACGCTATCCCGAGATAACGCTTTCGCTTATTTCCTCAGAGACATTTATTAACCTGATTGAACGTAAAGTCGATGTAGCCATTCGCGCAGGAACGTTGACGGATTCAACACTTCGGGCCAGACCCCTTTTCACCAGCCAGCGTAAAATTATTGCTTCCCCTGAATATTTGGCACAAAACGGAATACCGCAAAGCGCAGAGGATCTTGAGGATCATATCTGCCTGGGTTTCTCTGAAACAGAAAGTTTGAACAAATGGCCGGTCGCCCAAGCTGATGGATTACAGTATGACATTACACCGGGACTAACATCCAATAGCGGTGAAACACTCAAGCAGCTATGCCTGACCGGGAATGGGATTGCGTGCCTGTCTGACTACATGATTAATAAAGAAATAGCTGAAGGGAAGTTTGTGGAATTACTTGCAGACAGACTGCTGCCCGTAGAAATGCCATTCAGTGCGGTGTATTACAGCGATCGCGCTGTCAGTAGCCGGATTAGAGCATTTATTGATTTTCTAAGTGAGCATGTGCAACAGCCCCCACAGGGGCTGTAA
- the dkgB gene encoding 2,5-didehydrogluconate reductase DkgB → MTIPAFGLGTFRLKDDVVIASVKTALELGYRAVDTAQIYDNEEAVGQAIEESGIARDDLFITTKIWIENLSKDKLIPSLKESLRKLRTGYVDLTLIHWPSPNDAVPVAEFMQALLEAKKEGLTRNIGVSNFTIDLMQQAIDAVGIENIATNQIELSPYLHNHKVVDWAHEHNIHITSYMTLAYGKALNDEVIGRIAQQYNATPAQVILAWAMKLGYAVIPSSTKRENLQSNLRSQTLILDEEDMMAINELDCNDRLVSPEGLAPLWD, encoded by the coding sequence ATGACAATTCCTGCATTTGGTTTAGGTACATTTCGTTTAAAAGACGATGTAGTGATCGCATCAGTAAAAACAGCGCTTGAATTGGGTTATCGCGCAGTAGACACCGCACAGATTTATGACAATGAAGAGGCTGTAGGGCAAGCCATTGAAGAGAGTGGAATCGCGCGTGATGATCTGTTTATCACCACTAAAATCTGGATTGAGAATCTAAGCAAAGATAAATTGATTCCAAGCCTGAAAGAAAGCTTACGCAAATTACGCACAGGTTATGTTGATTTGACTTTAATTCACTGGCCATCGCCAAATGATGCTGTGCCAGTTGCAGAGTTTATGCAGGCGTTACTTGAAGCGAAAAAAGAAGGACTAACGCGCAATATTGGTGTTTCTAACTTCACTATCGACCTGATGCAGCAGGCAATTGATGCTGTGGGGATTGAAAATATAGCGACCAACCAAATTGAGCTTTCACCGTATTTACACAACCACAAAGTCGTTGATTGGGCACATGAACATAATATCCATATCACCTCATATATGACTCTTGCCTATGGTAAGGCACTGAATGATGAAGTCATTGGACGAATTGCACAGCAATATAATGCAACTCCGGCTCAGGTTATTTTGGCATGGGCAATGAAGTTGGGTTATGCGGTTATTCCTTCTTCAACAAAACGTGAGAATCTGCAAAGTAATCTACGATCGCAGACTCTCATACTCGATGAGGAAGATATGATGGCTATTAATGAACTGGACTGTAACGATCGACTGGTTAGCCCGGAAGGTCTGGCTCCACTCTGGGATTAA